In Palaemon carinicauda isolate YSFRI2023 chromosome 21, ASM3689809v2, whole genome shotgun sequence, the following proteins share a genomic window:
- the LOC137615102 gene encoding uncharacterized protein has translation MHNSIDPDLKPTSAVHSQKERAITTTAGPELEIRVCQDYKETRRTQEKRTSKTKETRRTQEKRTGKTKETRRTQEKRTGETKETRTQEKRTGKTKELRTTQENRTGKAKETRTQKNELVKRRKREERKKIELVKRRERKEHKKNKLVKGRKREHKKNELVKPRKREYKKNELVKRRKREYKENELVKRRKREEHKKNELVKRRILEH, from the exons ATGCACAACAGCATTGATCCAGATTTGAAACCGACTTCGGCAGTGCATTCGCAAAAAGaaagagcaataacaacaacagcaggcCCTGAATTGGAAATACGAGTGTGTCAGGACTACAAA GAAACGAGAAGAACACAAGAAAAAAGAACTAGTAAAACGAAGGAAACGAGAAGAACACAAGAAAAACGAACTGGTAAAACGAAGGAAACGAGAAGAACACAAGAAAAACGAACTGGTGAAACCAAGGAAACGAGAACACAAGAAAAACGAACTGGTAAAACGAAGGAATTGAGAACAACGCAAGAAAATCGAACTGGTAAAGCGAAGGAAACGAGAACACAAAAAAACGAACTGGTAAAACGAAGGAAACGAGAAGAACGCAAGAAAATCGAACTGGTAAAACGAAGGGAACGAAAAGAACACAAGAAAAACAAACTGGTGAAAGGTAGGAAACGAGAGCACAAGAAAAACGAACTGGTGAAACCAAGGAAACGAGAATATAAGAAAAACGAACTGGTGAAACGAAGGAAACGAGAATATAAGGAAAACGAACTGGTGAAACGAAGGAAACGAGAAGAACACAAGAAAAACGAACTGGTGAAACGAAGAATTCTAGAACACTAA
- the LOC137615101 gene encoding processed variable antigen-like, with product MGRTLEKRTGETKETRRTLEKRTGETKETRRTLEKRTGETKEMGKTKEKRAGETKETRTLEKRTGETKEMGKTKEKRAGETKETRTLEKRTGETKETRKTQEKRTVETKETRRTIEKRTGETKETRRTQEKRTGETKEKG from the coding sequence ATGGGAAGAACACTAGAAAAACGAACTGGTGAAACAAAGGAAACGAGAAGAACACTAGAAAAACGAACTGGTGAAACGAAGGAAACGAGAAGAACATTAGAAAAACGAACTGGTGAAACGAAGGAAATGGGAAAAACAAAAGAGAAACGAGCTGGAGAAACGAAGGAAACGAGAACACTAGAAAAACGAACTGGTGAAACGAAGGAAATGGGAAAAACAAAAGAGAAACGAGCTGGAGAAACGAAGGAAACGAGAACACTAGAAAAACGAACTGGAGAAACGAAGGAAACGAGAAAAACACAAGAAAAACGAACTGTAGAAACGAAGGAAACGAGAAGAACAATAGAAAAACGAACTGGAGAAACGAAGGAAACGAGAAGAACACAAGAAAAACGAACTGGAGAAACAAAGGAAAAGGGatga